One part of the Paraburkholderia flagellata genome encodes these proteins:
- a CDS encoding cation diffusion facilitator family transporter: protein MERLRFFSTADESSVLTLSIATTLVIALIGILFGLISGSFSIVFDGVYALVDASMSALALAVVRLITSYAVNVDLPRKWRERFTMGFWHLEPMVLGLNSTLLVGVAVYALINGVTNLLAGGHELHFGPALVYAVLTVSACVAMAVFESRANRRIHSDFLRLDIKSWMMSAGITAALLIAFSVGYAIQGTAWEHLTPYVDPAALVVVCAVIIPIPLAEIRQALLDVLLVAPADLKQHVDAVAKRFVERYAFEYYRAYVAKVGRSREIELYFVVPPDMPPKRIAEWDAIRDEIGRAIGGDESHRWLTIMFTSDPEWAE, encoded by the coding sequence ATGGAACGGCTACGATTCTTCAGTACAGCCGACGAGAGCAGCGTGCTGACGCTATCTATCGCCACGACGTTGGTGATCGCCCTCATCGGCATTCTGTTTGGCCTGATCTCCGGCTCGTTTTCCATTGTGTTCGACGGCGTTTATGCACTCGTCGACGCGAGCATGAGCGCGCTCGCGCTCGCCGTCGTGCGCCTCATCACGTCCTACGCTGTCAACGTCGACTTGCCGCGTAAATGGCGCGAGCGCTTCACCATGGGCTTCTGGCATCTCGAACCCATGGTGCTCGGCCTGAACAGCACGCTGCTCGTGGGCGTGGCCGTCTATGCGCTGATCAACGGCGTCACGAACCTGCTCGCCGGCGGCCACGAATTACACTTTGGCCCGGCCCTCGTCTACGCCGTGCTCACCGTGAGCGCTTGCGTTGCGATGGCGGTGTTCGAATCGCGCGCGAATCGTCGAATCCACTCGGACTTCCTGCGCCTCGACATCAAGTCGTGGATGATGTCCGCGGGCATCACGGCGGCGCTGCTGATCGCTTTCAGCGTCGGCTATGCGATTCAGGGAACGGCGTGGGAGCACCTCACGCCCTACGTCGACCCGGCGGCGCTCGTCGTGGTGTGCGCCGTGATCATTCCGATTCCGCTTGCGGAAATCCGCCAAGCCCTGCTGGACGTGCTGCTCGTCGCGCCCGCGGATCTCAAGCAGCATGTCGATGCCGTCGCGAAACGCTTCGTCGAGCGCTACGCCTTCGAGTATTACCGCGCCTATGTCGCGAAAGTGGGCCGTTCGCGCGAGATCGAACTGTATTTCGTCGTCCCGCCCGACATGCCGCCGAAACGCATCGCCGAATGGGATGCGATCCGCGACGAAATTGGGCGGGCCATAGGCGGCGACGAGTCGCACCGCTGGCTCACGATCATGTTCACGAGCGACCCGGAGTGGGCGGAATGA
- a CDS encoding ClpXP protease specificity-enhancing factor, which yields MQEISTKPYLLRALYEWCTDNGFTPHIAVRVDNHTRVPRQFVRDGEIVLNISFEATSQLQMGNEMIEFHARFSGKSHKIEVPVPNVLAIYARENGQGMAFPVESPPGDADDVLSSEDHEEAEAHEAHEVRDEPAQEPAAPLAPVASRAADKDDEGGNKGGKGHLKIVK from the coding sequence ATGCAAGAGATTTCCACCAAGCCGTATCTGCTGCGCGCGCTGTACGAGTGGTGCACCGACAACGGCTTCACGCCGCATATCGCGGTGCGGGTCGACAACCACACGCGCGTGCCGCGCCAGTTCGTGCGTGACGGCGAGATCGTGCTGAACATCAGCTTCGAGGCGACGAGCCAGTTGCAGATGGGCAACGAGATGATCGAGTTCCACGCGCGCTTCTCGGGCAAGTCGCACAAGATCGAGGTGCCTGTGCCGAACGTCCTCGCGATCTACGCGCGCGAGAATGGCCAGGGCATGGCGTTCCCGGTCGAGTCGCCGCCGGGCGACGCTGACGACGTGCTGTCCTCCGAGGACCACGAAGAAGCCGAAGCGCATGAGGCGCACGAAGTGCGCGACGAGCCTGCGCAGGAGCCCGCTGCACCGCTCGCGCCGGTCGCGTCGCGCGCTGCCGACAAAGATGACGAAGGCGGCAACAAAGGCGGCAAGGGTCACCTCAAGATCGTGAAATGA
- a CDS encoding glutathione S-transferase N-terminal domain-containing protein, with product MMVLYSGTTCPFSQRCRLVLFEKGMDFEIRDVDLFNKPEDIAVMNPYGQVPILVERDLILYESNIINEYIDERFPHPQLMPADPVQRARARLFLLNFEKELFVHVSTLENEKGKAAEKNHEKARLAIRDRLTQLAPIFLKNKYMLGEEFSMLDVAIAPLLWRLDHYGIELSKNAAPLMKYAERIFSRPAYIEALTPSEKVMRR from the coding sequence ATGATGGTTCTGTACTCCGGCACTACCTGCCCGTTCTCCCAGCGTTGCCGGCTGGTGTTGTTCGAAAAGGGCATGGACTTCGAAATCCGTGACGTCGACCTGTTCAATAAACCGGAAGACATCGCCGTGATGAATCCGTACGGTCAGGTGCCGATTCTGGTCGAGCGCGACCTGATTCTGTACGAATCGAACATCATCAACGAGTACATCGACGAGCGCTTCCCGCATCCGCAGCTGATGCCGGCCGACCCGGTCCAGCGCGCCCGCGCGCGCCTGTTCCTGCTCAACTTCGAGAAGGAACTGTTCGTGCACGTGAGCACGCTCGAAAACGAAAAGGGCAAGGCCGCCGAGAAGAATCACGAGAAGGCGCGCCTCGCGATCCGCGACCGCCTCACGCAGCTCGCGCCGATCTTCCTGAAGAACAAGTACATGCTGGGCGAAGAGTTCTCGATGCTCGACGTCGCGATCGCGCCGCTGCTGTGGCGCCTCGACCATTACGGCATCGAGCTGTCGAAGAATGCCGCGCCGCTCATGAAGTACGCCGAGCGCATTTTCAGCCGTCCGGCGTATATCGAAGCGCTCACGCCGTCTGAAAAGGTCATGCGTCGTTAA
- a CDS encoding cytochrome c1 — MTRKSLFSALAKVSVRAGLAALALSCAFGVGSAAAQENIPLDRAPDNGENLASLQHGAKLFVNYCLNCHSANLMRYSRLQDLGIPQKQIEDNLLFTTDKVGNTMSIAMRPDDAKSWFGVAPPDLSVEARAKGRDWLYTYLRSFYRDDTRPTGWNNLVFENVSMPHVLWQLQGIRTAKFEDTTDEETGEKIRRFAGFQQVTPGTLSPVDYDADVADLVAYLGWMAEPEQKTRRQLGVWVLLFLGVLSFFAWRLNAAYWKDIK; from the coding sequence ATGACGAGAAAATCTCTTTTTTCGGCGCTCGCGAAGGTGAGCGTCCGGGCCGGCTTGGCTGCGCTGGCGCTCTCATGTGCATTCGGGGTCGGATCGGCGGCGGCGCAGGAAAACATTCCGCTCGACCGCGCACCCGATAACGGCGAAAATCTTGCTTCGCTGCAGCACGGTGCCAAATTGTTTGTAAACTATTGCCTGAATTGCCATAGTGCGAACTTGATGCGCTACAGCCGATTGCAGGATCTCGGCATTCCGCAGAAGCAAATCGAAGATAATCTGTTGTTTACGACCGACAAGGTCGGCAACACGATGTCCATCGCGATGCGCCCGGACGACGCGAAGTCGTGGTTCGGCGTGGCGCCGCCGGACCTCTCCGTGGAAGCGCGGGCGAAAGGGCGCGACTGGCTGTACACGTACCTGCGCAGCTTCTACCGCGACGACACGCGGCCGACCGGCTGGAACAATCTGGTGTTCGAAAACGTGAGCATGCCGCACGTGCTGTGGCAGTTGCAGGGCATACGCACGGCGAAGTTCGAGGACACAACGGACGAGGAAACCGGGGAAAAAATCCGTCGCTTTGCCGGGTTCCAGCAGGTCACGCCCGGAACGCTCTCGCCGGTGGATTATGATGCCGACGTGGCCGACCTGGTGGCGTACCTCGGCTGGATGGCCGAACCCGAGCAGAAAACCCGCAGGCAGCTTGGCGTGTGGGTGCTCCTGTTCCTCGGCGTCTTGAGCTTTTTCGCGTGGCGATTGAACGCCGCGTACTGGAAAGATATCAAATAG